In Bradyrhizobium guangxiense, the following are encoded in one genomic region:
- a CDS encoding TetR/AcrR family transcriptional regulator has translation MAKQAERRAATSEAILTAARRLFGTRGFAATTMDEIAEGASVAKGAVYHHFKTKEAVFEAVFDQVSRDLVVEIDGAARAEKDVLAAMVAGTQHYFAATAKGPTGQIILRDGPAVLGWERWREIDAQHFGGKLPRALSAAMEAGLIARQPVEPLARLLLGAVTEAAVACAGRADIARAGAEYARAFKSLVEALRLRP, from the coding sequence ATGGCGAAACAGGCGGAGCGTCGCGCGGCGACATCGGAGGCGATCCTTACGGCGGCACGCCGCCTGTTCGGAACGCGAGGCTTTGCGGCCACCACCATGGACGAGATCGCCGAAGGCGCTTCCGTCGCCAAGGGCGCGGTCTATCATCACTTCAAGACCAAGGAGGCGGTGTTCGAGGCCGTGTTCGACCAGGTCTCGCGAGACCTCGTCGTGGAGATCGACGGTGCCGCGCGCGCCGAGAAGGACGTGCTCGCCGCGATGGTCGCCGGCACCCAGCATTACTTTGCCGCGACCGCGAAGGGCCCGACCGGCCAGATCATCCTGCGCGACGGTCCCGCCGTGCTCGGCTGGGAGCGCTGGCGCGAGATCGACGCGCAGCACTTTGGCGGAAAGCTGCCGCGTGCGTTGTCGGCGGCGATGGAGGCCGGCCTGATCGCGCGGCAACCGGTCGAGCCGCTGGCGCGGCTGCTGCTCGGCGCGGTCACCGAGGCCGCCGTCGCCTGCGCCGGTCGCGCCGATATCGCAAGAGCGGGCGCGGAATATGCCCGTGCGTTCAAGTCGCTGGTCGAGGCGCTGCGCCTGCGCCCATGA
- the hemC gene encoding hydroxymethylbilane synthase, with the protein MATRLKIGTRKSAMALAQTEEIARRLTAAIPGLDVEIVKFDTTGDTDQVSKLLPHGGKGGAFVAQIRAAVLAGELQAAMHSLKDMPGNEDTPGLVIGATLSRDPPGDALVLRDGVTLQALRQSGGKGFKIGTNAVRRAAYARRLFPDVEVIHFRGAADTRVRKLDNREKQRLPEGGAVGPADALIMARSGLDRVGLASRIAYEFTAAEMLPAAGQGIVAVECAAQDWQTRQILSSIDDPAAHASADAEREVLWVLNGHCNSPVAGFSTISGDQMSLTASVLDLSGNTIIEASREGAADRPRELGRAVGLDLLMKGAAEIIERSRPR; encoded by the coding sequence TTGGCTACGCGACTGAAGATCGGCACCCGCAAGAGCGCGATGGCGCTGGCACAGACGGAAGAGATCGCGCGCCGCCTGACCGCCGCCATCCCCGGTCTCGACGTCGAGATCGTCAAGTTCGACACCACGGGTGACACCGACCAGGTCAGCAAGCTGTTGCCCCATGGCGGCAAGGGCGGCGCTTTCGTGGCGCAGATCCGCGCCGCCGTGCTTGCGGGCGAGTTGCAGGCGGCGATGCACTCGCTGAAGGACATGCCCGGCAATGAGGACACGCCGGGCCTCGTCATCGGCGCCACGCTGTCGCGCGATCCACCGGGGGATGCGCTGGTACTGCGCGACGGCGTGACATTGCAGGCGCTGCGCCAGTCCGGCGGCAAGGGGTTCAAGATCGGCACTAACGCGGTGCGCCGTGCCGCCTATGCGCGGCGGCTGTTTCCCGACGTCGAGGTGATCCACTTCCGCGGCGCGGCCGACACGCGCGTGCGAAAGCTCGACAATCGCGAGAAGCAGCGCCTGCCGGAGGGCGGCGCCGTCGGCCCGGCCGATGCACTAATCATGGCGCGGTCGGGTCTCGACCGCGTCGGTCTTGCGAGCCGCATCGCCTATGAATTCACCGCGGCCGAGATGCTCCCGGCCGCGGGGCAGGGCATCGTCGCGGTCGAATGCGCGGCGCAGGACTGGCAAACGCGGCAAATCCTGTCATCGATCGACGATCCCGCCGCGCATGCCTCGGCGGATGCCGAGCGCGAGGTCTTGTGGGTGCTGAACGGCCACTGCAATTCGCCGGTGGCGGGCTTCTCGACCATCAGCGGCGATCAGATGTCGCTTACCGCATCCGTGCTCGATCTTTCCGGCAACACCATCATCGAAGCTTCGCGCGAAGGCGCCGCCGATCGCCCTCGCGAACTCGGCCGGGCGGTGGGCCTGGATCTGCTGATGAAGGGCGCCGCCGAGATCATCGAGCGCAGCCGGCCGCGCTGA
- a CDS encoding GMC family oxidoreductase, whose amino-acid sequence MNANSALTPSDPEFDYIIVGAGSAGCVLANRLSANGKHSVLLLEAGPKDSNIWIHVPLGYGKLFKEKSVNWMYQTEPEPELKGRQVFQPRGKTLGGSSSINGLLYVRGQHEDYDRWRQLGNTGWGYDDVLPYFKKAENQSRGADQYHGTDGPLPVSNMIVTDPLSKAFIDAAVETGLPYNPDFNGATQEGVGLFQTTTRNGRRASTAVAYLGPAKSRGNLKIETSALGHRVLFEGRRAVGVEYRQGAQLRRARARKEIVLSSGAYNSPQLLQLSGVGPADLLRKHGIDVVLDAAGVGNDLQDHMQVRIVMRCSQKITLNDTVNHPLRRTMAGARYALFRKGWLTIAAGTAGAFFKTSPRLASPDIQVHFLPFSTDKMGEKLHDFSGFTASVCQLRPESRGSLRIRSADPTVPPEIRINYMSTETDRATNVEGIKILRRILNAPAMKPFVVSEYDPGAKVSTDAEILEYCRERGSTIYHPTSTCRMGNDALAVVDQRLKVRGLEGIRVVDGSIMPDLVSGNTNAPIIMIAEKASDMILQDAR is encoded by the coding sequence ATGAACGCAAACTCCGCTCTCACACCGTCCGATCCCGAATTCGACTACATCATCGTCGGTGCCGGCTCTGCCGGCTGCGTGCTCGCCAATCGGCTGTCGGCGAACGGCAAGCACAGCGTGCTGCTGCTCGAAGCGGGTCCAAAGGATTCAAACATCTGGATCCATGTGCCGCTCGGCTACGGCAAGCTGTTCAAGGAGAAGTCCGTCAACTGGATGTATCAGACCGAGCCGGAGCCCGAGCTGAAGGGACGGCAGGTGTTCCAGCCGCGCGGCAAGACGCTGGGCGGCTCGAGCTCGATCAACGGCCTGCTCTATGTCCGCGGCCAGCACGAGGATTACGATCGCTGGCGCCAGCTCGGCAACACCGGCTGGGGCTATGACGACGTGCTGCCCTATTTCAAGAAGGCCGAGAATCAGTCGCGCGGTGCGGATCAGTATCACGGCACGGATGGTCCGTTGCCGGTCTCCAACATGATCGTGACCGATCCACTGTCGAAAGCCTTCATCGACGCCGCGGTCGAGACCGGTCTGCCCTACAATCCCGATTTCAACGGCGCCACGCAGGAGGGCGTCGGCCTGTTCCAGACCACGACGCGCAACGGCCGCCGTGCTTCGACGGCGGTTGCCTATCTCGGCCCGGCAAAGAGCCGCGGCAATCTCAAGATCGAGACGTCAGCGCTCGGCCACCGCGTGCTGTTCGAGGGCCGCCGCGCCGTCGGCGTCGAATATCGGCAAGGCGCGCAGCTCCGCCGCGCCCGCGCGCGCAAGGAGATCGTGCTGTCGAGCGGCGCCTACAATTCGCCGCAGCTTCTGCAGCTCTCCGGCGTCGGTCCCGCCGACCTGTTGCGCAAGCACGGCATCGACGTGGTGCTCGACGCTGCTGGCGTCGGTAACGACCTCCAGGACCACATGCAGGTCCGCATCGTCATGCGCTGCTCGCAGAAGATCACGCTCAACGACACCGTCAACCATCCGCTCCGCCGCACCATGGCCGGCGCGCGCTATGCGCTGTTCCGGAAAGGCTGGCTGACGATCGCGGCCGGCACCGCGGGCGCGTTCTTCAAGACCAGCCCGCGCCTCGCCTCGCCCGACATCCAGGTCCACTTCCTGCCGTTCTCGACCGACAAGATGGGCGAGAAGCTGCACGACTTCTCCGGCTTCACGGCGTCGGTGTGCCAGCTCCGTCCCGAGAGCCGCGGTTCCCTGCGCATCCGGAGCGCGGACCCGACCGTGCCGCCGGAAATCCGGATTAACTACATGTCGACCGAGACCGACCGCGCTACCAATGTCGAAGGCATCAAGATATTGCGCAGGATCCTGAATGCACCGGCGATGAAGCCGTTTGTGGTCAGCGAGTACGATCCCGGCGCGAAGGTATCCACGGACGCTGAAATCCTGGAATATTGCCGCGAGCGCGGCAGCACCATCTACCATCCGACTTCGACCTGTCGTATGGGCAACGACGCGCTCGCGGTGGTCGATCAGCGGCTGAAGGTGAGGGGGCTCGAAGGCATCCGCGTCGTCGACGGCTCGATCATGCCGGACCTCGTGTCGGGGAACACCAACGCGCCAATCATCATGATCGCCGAAAAGGCCTCGGACATGATATTGCAGGATGCGCGCTAA
- a CDS encoding PDR/VanB family oxidoreductase, protein MRFIETWIPAMLAATRDLAPDIREFLIRPDQFDGAAYPVGSHINVSVTIDGLPETRSYSLVGEASPHGLRIAVRRAEDSRGGSRYMWQLKPGARLDITRPASLLAVDWARESYCLVAGGIGITPIFGAAQVLARRGADVRLHYAVRSRGEAAYLDDLAAMLGDRLVVHAGDEGRRLDLDAVFASLPQGTLALFCGPMRMLDAARHAWIGAGHPLPDLRYETFGSSGTLPTETFRVRLKGSDIELEIPRERSMLDVLNAGGHDVMYDCKRGECGLCAIDVVAVEGEIDHRDVFFSDHQKESNQKICACVSRARGTITVDTLLRADAV, encoded by the coding sequence ATGCGCTTCATCGAAACCTGGATTCCCGCGATGCTCGCCGCGACGCGCGATCTCGCCCCTGATATTCGCGAATTCCTGATCCGGCCCGACCAGTTCGACGGCGCGGCCTATCCGGTCGGCAGCCACATCAATGTGAGCGTGACCATCGACGGCTTGCCGGAGACGCGATCCTATTCGCTGGTCGGCGAAGCCTCCCCGCACGGCTTGCGGATCGCGGTGCGCCGTGCCGAGGATTCCCGCGGTGGCTCGCGCTACATGTGGCAGCTCAAGCCGGGCGCGCGGCTCGACATCACCCGGCCTGCCTCGCTGCTCGCGGTCGACTGGGCGCGCGAGAGCTACTGCCTGGTGGCCGGCGGCATCGGCATCACGCCGATCTTCGGTGCCGCGCAGGTGCTGGCGCGGCGCGGCGCCGACGTCAGGCTGCATTATGCGGTGCGCTCGCGCGGCGAGGCCGCCTATCTCGACGATCTCGCCGCGATGCTCGGTGATCGCCTGGTCGTTCATGCCGGCGACGAAGGCCGGCGCCTCGATCTCGACGCCGTGTTCGCATCGTTGCCGCAGGGCACGCTAGCCCTGTTCTGTGGCCCGATGCGCATGCTCGACGCCGCGCGCCACGCCTGGATCGGTGCCGGCCATCCGCTGCCCGATCTGCGCTACGAGACCTTCGGCTCCAGCGGCACGTTGCCGACCGAGACCTTTCGCGTGCGCTTGAAAGGCTCCGATATCGAGCTCGAAATCCCGCGCGAGCGCTCGATGCTGGACGTGCTCAACGCCGGCGGCCACGACGTCATGTATGACTGCAAGCGCGGCGAATGCGGTCTCTGCGCCATCGACGTGGTGGCGGTCGAGGGCGAGATCGACCATCGCGACGTCTTCTTCAGCGACCATCAGAAGGAGAGCAACCAGAAGATCTGCGCCTGCGTCTCCCGCGCACGAGGCACCATCACAGTGGATACGCTGCTGCGGGCGGACGCGGTTTGA
- a CDS encoding putative bifunctional diguanylate cyclase/phosphodiesterase, producing the protein MRTQTTNYVARLLAGDLSAFGGPVTDEAIAGHIRAEQMSLVLGYSVGIMLANACNAIVLAIALWESPDRIFALIWATAVASAAIAFGLQSRASRRITKPQFVSRRAMHRLVRNAFILGAAWGIVPVAFFADASTGGQLVITCLCSGMLAGGALAFATIPIAAIAFTAPIFVGIAICLGRNGDLAFLLIAFLVVVYGSVLLRGVFVNSFSFARRVVRQIEADRTVRLDPLTHLPNRVAFNETLEAAFKRLALSGEEFAVLLLDLDRFKEVNDKFGHPAGDEFLVQVASRLQRCTRAAEHVARIGGDEFALVMANLARPEDALEIAERFVAAFTEPFRIEGRQIVGATSVGIVLAPRDGTTPLDVMKNADAALYGAKKAAPGTIRFFEASDDRVSRDRKALQSDLEGAIARNELFLVFQPFLDLDQSRITGFEALLRWQHPKRGLVPPSEFIPIAEETGLIQEIGEWVIRRACAAVARWPDEIRVAVNFSAAQFHNAGILQIIVQALADAKIAPHRLEIEITESMLLSKYGSAESVLNALLQLGVTVALDDFGTGFSSLTYLRKLPFSRIKVDQSFIRDMLVQPDCAAIVKSVISLARDLNIGVVAEGVETADQLEYLRQISCDEVQGYLISRPVSADGVMALLETKKLRATFAA; encoded by the coding sequence ATGCGGACTCAAACGACCAACTATGTCGCGCGGCTGCTCGCCGGCGATCTGTCGGCCTTTGGCGGTCCCGTGACGGACGAAGCCATAGCTGGCCATATCCGCGCCGAGCAGATGTCGCTCGTGCTCGGCTATTCGGTCGGCATCATGCTCGCCAATGCCTGCAACGCCATCGTGCTCGCCATCGCGCTTTGGGAGTCGCCGGACAGGATTTTTGCGCTGATCTGGGCCACCGCCGTGGCCAGTGCCGCGATCGCGTTCGGGCTGCAATCCCGCGCCTCGCGCCGCATCACGAAGCCGCAATTCGTCTCGCGCCGCGCCATGCACCGGCTGGTGCGGAATGCCTTCATTCTCGGCGCCGCCTGGGGCATCGTCCCGGTCGCCTTCTTTGCCGATGCTTCGACCGGCGGCCAGCTCGTCATCACCTGCCTGTGCTCGGGCATGCTGGCTGGCGGCGCGCTCGCCTTCGCCACCATCCCGATCGCAGCCATCGCCTTCACGGCTCCGATCTTCGTCGGGATCGCCATCTGCCTCGGCAGAAACGGCGATCTGGCCTTTCTTCTGATCGCCTTTCTCGTCGTGGTCTACGGCAGCGTGCTGCTGCGCGGCGTGTTCGTCAATTCATTCTCGTTCGCGCGCCGCGTGGTGCGGCAGATCGAGGCGGACCGAACGGTGCGGCTGGATCCCCTGACCCACCTTCCCAACCGCGTCGCATTCAACGAGACGCTCGAGGCTGCGTTCAAGCGGCTGGCGTTGTCCGGCGAGGAGTTCGCGGTGCTCCTGCTCGATCTCGACCGTTTCAAGGAGGTCAACGACAAGTTCGGCCATCCGGCCGGGGACGAATTCCTGGTCCAGGTCGCAAGCCGCCTGCAACGCTGCACGCGCGCCGCCGAGCATGTCGCGCGCATCGGCGGCGACGAGTTCGCGCTGGTGATGGCCAATCTGGCGCGTCCCGAAGATGCACTCGAGATCGCCGAACGCTTCGTCGCCGCCTTCACGGAGCCGTTCCGCATCGAGGGCCGCCAGATCGTGGGTGCGACCAGCGTCGGCATCGTGCTGGCACCCCGCGACGGCACCACACCGCTCGACGTGATGAAGAATGCGGACGCGGCGCTCTACGGCGCCAAGAAGGCGGCCCCGGGCACGATCCGTTTCTTCGAGGCGAGCGACGACAGGGTCTCGCGCGACCGCAAGGCGCTGCAATCGGACCTCGAGGGCGCGATCGCGCGCAACGAACTTTTCCTCGTGTTCCAGCCCTTCCTCGATCTCGACCAAAGCCGGATCACCGGCTTCGAGGCGCTGCTGCGCTGGCAACATCCCAAGCGCGGACTGGTGCCGCCGAGCGAATTCATCCCGATTGCGGAAGAGACCGGGCTGATCCAGGAGATCGGCGAATGGGTGATCCGCCGCGCCTGCGCGGCCGTCGCCAGATGGCCCGATGAGATCAGGGTCGCCGTGAATTTCTCCGCGGCGCAGTTTCACAATGCCGGCATTCTCCAGATCATCGTGCAGGCGCTCGCCGATGCGAAGATCGCCCCGCACCGGCTCGAGATCGAGATCACGGAATCGATGCTGCTGTCGAAATACGGCTCGGCCGAGTCGGTCCTGAACGCGCTGCTGCAGCTCGGCGTCACCGTGGCGTTGGACGATTTCGGGACGGGCTTCTCCTCCCTCACCTATTTGCGCAAGCTGCCGTTCAGCCGCATCAAGGTCGACCAGTCCTTCATCCGCGACATGCTGGTGCAGCCGGACTGCGCCGCCATCGTGAAATCGGTGATCTCCCTTGCGCGCGATCTCAACATCGGCGTGGTCGCGGAGGGCGTCGAGACCGCCGACCAGCTCGAATATCTCAGGCAGATCAGTTGCGACGAGGTTCAGGGCTATCTGATCAGCCGCCCGGTGTCGGCCGACGGGGTGATGGCCCTGCTGGAAACGAAGAAGCTGCGGGCGACTTTTGCGGCGTAG
- a CDS encoding sensor domain-containing diguanylate cyclase, producing the protein MSAATQRAGWSRLPLRAAAFVVLTCATILGVSGWREWAARDAVLRGAETEMANVARLLTQHAEDSLDLLDSGVVGVVSRLEMDGTGPTTVAKLGNVMEARRKAVPRIHSFAIIDDQGNWLTSPGTIGSTLSDDAFFRYHQLSPKREAHVGRPVKSLLEGEWVVTLSRRFNKPDGSFGGVVLATISSNYLAHFYEQFEIGRNSSAALVHGDGLIIARNPSNDKFVGRSVADGPLFRDAGLQRPSGAYHFKSPLDGAERVSFFKRSGRYPLVLLATLDKEELLAPWRGAAISRMLYVAALVMLIAVIGAVLVRQLQRGQLMAAALIEKEAHFRLLAEGSSDMVTRIGLDERLRYVSPSSMRVVGWRANQLIGTPALAGINPEDLPEVQAIVDAMKRGERDEARLTYRNSHRQHGEVWLESTMRVTRKDNGRVDGVVAISRDITEHKKLETRLETLAIEDSLTGLANRRRFDERLKEEWARAYRDRSSLALLMIDVDHFKAYNDEYGHPAGDACLRLVAKIIAAETQRAGDLAARYGGEEFAMLLPNTDATGCALVGERIRAAIHAAGLVHSSNLASGCVTVSVGGATCRPALERTAGVTSLVEAADRALYAAKDAGRDRLTMSGEVMNLLPKASGQ; encoded by the coding sequence ATGAGCGCTGCTACCCAACGAGCCGGATGGAGCCGCCTGCCGCTGCGCGCGGCGGCGTTCGTCGTGCTGACCTGTGCGACCATTCTCGGCGTCAGCGGCTGGCGCGAATGGGCCGCGCGCGACGCGGTGCTCCGAGGTGCCGAGACCGAGATGGCGAATGTCGCCCGCTTGCTGACGCAGCATGCCGAGGACAGCCTCGATCTCCTGGATTCCGGCGTCGTCGGCGTCGTCAGCCGGCTCGAAATGGATGGCACCGGCCCCACCACCGTCGCCAAGCTCGGCAACGTCATGGAGGCGCGCAGGAAGGCCGTCCCGCGCATCCACAGCTTCGCCATCATCGACGACCAGGGCAACTGGCTGACCTCGCCCGGCACGATCGGCTCGACGCTCAGCGACGATGCGTTCTTCCGCTATCATCAGCTCTCCCCGAAACGGGAGGCCCATGTCGGCCGTCCCGTGAAGAGCCTCCTCGAGGGCGAATGGGTGGTTACCCTGTCGCGCCGCTTCAACAAGCCGGACGGCAGCTTCGGGGGCGTCGTGCTCGCCACCATCAGCTCCAATTATCTCGCGCACTTCTACGAGCAGTTCGAGATCGGCCGCAACAGCTCCGCGGCGCTGGTCCATGGCGACGGCTTGATCATCGCGCGCAATCCCAGCAACGACAAGTTTGTCGGCCGCAGCGTCGCCGATGGCCCGCTGTTCCGCGACGCCGGCCTGCAACGGCCGAGCGGCGCCTATCATTTCAAGTCGCCGTTGGACGGCGCCGAGCGGGTCAGCTTCTTCAAGCGCTCTGGCCGCTATCCGCTGGTTCTGCTCGCCACGCTGGACAAGGAGGAGCTGCTCGCGCCCTGGCGCGGCGCGGCCATCTCCCGCATGCTCTATGTCGCCGCGCTGGTGATGCTGATCGCGGTCATCGGCGCCGTGCTGGTGCGGCAGTTGCAGCGTGGCCAGCTCATGGCTGCGGCCCTGATCGAGAAGGAGGCGCATTTCCGCCTGCTCGCCGAAGGCTCCAGCGACATGGTGACCCGCATCGGGCTCGACGAGCGGCTGCGCTATGTCTCACCTTCCTCCATGCGCGTCGTCGGCTGGCGAGCCAACCAATTGATCGGCACGCCGGCGCTGGCAGGCATCAATCCGGAGGATCTGCCGGAGGTCCAGGCGATCGTCGACGCCATGAAGCGCGGCGAGCGCGACGAGGCGCGCCTCACCTACCGCAACTCGCACCGCCAGCACGGCGAAGTCTGGCTGGAATCGACCATGCGGGTGACGCGCAAGGACAATGGCCGCGTCGACGGCGTCGTTGCGATCTCGCGCGACATCACCGAGCACAAGAAGCTGGAAACCAGGCTCGAGACGCTTGCGATCGAGGATAGCCTCACCGGCCTTGCCAACCGCCGTCGCTTTGACGAGCGGCTCAAGGAAGAATGGGCGCGGGCCTATCGCGACCGCTCCAGCCTCGCTTTGCTGATGATCGATGTCGATCACTTCAAGGCCTATAACGACGAATACGGCCATCCCGCCGGCGATGCCTGCCTGCGCCTTGTGGCAAAGATCATCGCGGCCGAGACGCAGCGCGCCGGCGATCTGGCAGCGCGCTATGGCGGCGAGGAATTCGCCATGCTGCTGCCGAACACCGACGCCACCGGCTGTGCCCTGGTCGGCGAGCGGATTCGCGCCGCCATTCACGCGGCGGGCCTCGTTCACAGCAGCAATCTGGCATCCGGGTGCGTCACCGTCTCGGTGGGCGGTGCGACCTGCCGGCCGGCGCTGGAGCGCACGGCCGGGGTGACCTCGCTGGTCGAAGCTGCCGACCGCGCGCTCTACGCCGCCAAGGACGCGGGCCGCGACCGCCTGACGATGTCCGGCGAGGTCATGAACCTGTTGCCCAAGGCGTCCGGCCAGTAG
- a CDS encoding SlyX family protein, whose protein sequence is MTNEIKSLGERIDTLETRLAYQDDTIETLNQTITAQWKQIDLLTRKIAELGERLREAEANAPGPANEPPPHY, encoded by the coding sequence GTGACGAATGAGATCAAGAGTCTGGGCGAGCGCATCGACACGCTGGAGACGCGGCTCGCCTATCAGGACGACACGATCGAGACGCTGAACCAGACCATCACCGCGCAGTGGAAGCAGATCGATCTACTGACGCGGAAAATCGCAGAACTCGGCGAGCGGCTGCGGGAGGCCGAGGCCAATGCGCCTGGTCCCGCCAACGAACCTCCACCGCACTACTGA
- a CDS encoding nuclear transport factor 2 family protein gives MPSREVVEAFARRLEDGDFVGAIEHFYTPDAATYENNTAPTVGREKLVAKERGVLAASKEVKALRIGPSLIEGDHVATRWTFSFTNAEGVTRTLDEIAWQTWRGDKLVEERFYYDPKQLGR, from the coding sequence ATGCCGAGCCGTGAGGTGGTGGAAGCTTTTGCCAGGCGCCTGGAGGACGGAGATTTCGTCGGCGCGATCGAACATTTCTATACGCCCGATGCTGCGACCTACGAGAACAACACCGCCCCCACGGTCGGGCGGGAAAAATTGGTGGCGAAGGAGCGCGGCGTGCTGGCTGCGAGCAAGGAAGTCAAGGCGCTGCGCATCGGTCCCAGCCTGATCGAGGGTGACCATGTCGCGACGCGCTGGACCTTTAGCTTCACCAATGCGGAAGGGGTCACGCGCACGCTGGATGAGATCGCGTGGCAGACCTGGCGGGGCGATAAGCTGGTCGAGGAGCGGTTCTATTACGATCCGAAGCAGCTGGGGCGGTGA
- the hemE gene encoding uroporphyrinogen decarboxylase, producing the protein MPQSAKMPFIDVLSGQRQSIPPMWMMRQAGRYLPEYREGRAKAGGFLDLCFNPELAAEVTLQPIRRFGFDAAIIFSDILVIPHALGRSVRFEVGEGPRLDPLDDPAKVATLARHADFGKLEPVFEALRRVRGALDPKIALIGFCGAPWTVATYMVAGQGTPDQAPARMLAYRHPEAFAEIIDVLVENSIQYLLAQLEAGANALQIFDTWAGVLPPAEFSRWSVEPTRRIVEGVRAKVPDAKIIGFPRGAGALLPGYVEATGVNAVSIDWTAEPAFIRERVQSKVAVQGNLDPLVLITGGAALDRAVDNVLANFAQGRLIFNLGHGIQPETPIAHVERMIKRVRG; encoded by the coding sequence GTGCCCCAATCTGCAAAAATGCCCTTCATCGACGTGCTTTCCGGCCAGCGCCAGAGCATCCCGCCCATGTGGATGATGCGGCAGGCCGGCCGCTATTTGCCAGAATATCGCGAGGGGCGCGCCAAGGCCGGCGGCTTCCTCGATCTCTGCTTCAACCCGGAGCTTGCGGCCGAGGTGACGCTGCAGCCGATCCGCAGGTTCGGCTTCGACGCCGCGATCATCTTCTCGGACATTCTGGTGATCCCGCACGCGCTCGGGCGCTCGGTGCGGTTCGAGGTCGGCGAAGGCCCGCGGCTGGATCCGCTGGACGATCCCGCCAAGGTCGCGACGCTGGCGCGGCACGCCGATTTCGGCAAGCTCGAGCCGGTGTTCGAGGCGCTCAGGCGCGTGCGCGGCGCGCTGGATCCGAAGATCGCGCTGATCGGCTTCTGCGGGGCGCCATGGACGGTCGCGACCTACATGGTCGCCGGCCAGGGCACGCCCGACCAGGCGCCGGCACGGATGCTGGCCTACCGCCATCCGGAGGCGTTCGCGGAGATCATCGACGTGCTGGTCGAGAATTCCATTCAATATCTGCTGGCGCAGCTCGAAGCCGGCGCCAACGCCCTGCAGATCTTCGACACCTGGGCCGGCGTGCTGCCGCCGGCCGAATTTTCGCGCTGGTCGGTCGAGCCGACGCGGCGCATCGTCGAGGGCGTGCGGGCCAAGGTGCCGGATGCCAAGATCATCGGCTTTCCGCGCGGCGCCGGCGCGCTGCTGCCGGGCTATGTCGAGGCGACCGGCGTCAATGCGGTCAGCATCGACTGGACCGCGGAGCCGGCCTTCATCCGCGAGCGCGTGCAGAGCAAGGTCGCCGTGCAGGGCAATCTCGATCCGCTGGTCTTGATCACGGGGGGCGCCGCGCTCGACCGCGCGGTCGACAACGTGCTGGCCAATTTTGCGCAAGGGCGGCTGATCTTCAACCTCGGCCACGGCATCCAGCCGGAGACGCCGATCGCCCATGTCGAACGGATGATCAAGCGGGTGCGGGGTTAA
- a CDS encoding GntR family transcriptional regulator, protein MAEREVDRSVSQTVKAQLALRDQILSGALRPGERISELQAVETTGASRTPVRMALVRLEEEGLLEAIPSGGFMVKAFSERDISDSIELRGTLEGLAARFAAERGVSARELEPLKECLAAIDELLRQVPISIEAFSSYVALNARFHALLTELSRSPPLIRQIDRASALPFASPSGFVMAQSALPEAQQILIIAQEHHRVVLDAIENREGARAEAIMREHARLAVRNLRLSLRNRTHLDLLPALALIKSATD, encoded by the coding sequence ATGGCCGAGCGTGAGGTCGACCGCTCCGTCTCGCAGACCGTGAAGGCGCAGCTCGCGCTGCGCGACCAGATCCTGTCCGGCGCCTTGCGGCCGGGCGAGCGCATCTCCGAGCTGCAGGCGGTGGAAACCACCGGCGCCTCGCGGACCCCGGTGCGCATGGCGCTGGTGCGGCTGGAGGAGGAAGGGCTGCTGGAGGCGATCCCCTCCGGCGGCTTCATGGTGAAGGCATTCTCCGAGCGCGACATCTCCGATTCCATCGAGCTGCGCGGCACGCTGGAAGGCTTGGCTGCGCGCTTTGCCGCCGAGCGCGGCGTCTCCGCGCGCGAACTCGAGCCGCTGAAGGAGTGCCTCGCTGCGATCGACGAATTGCTGCGCCAGGTGCCGATCTCGATCGAAGCGTTCTCGTCCTATGTCGCGCTGAACGCGCGCTTCCACGCGCTGCTCACGGAGCTCTCGCGCAGCCCGCCGCTGATCCGCCAGATCGACCGCGCCTCGGCGCTGCCGTTCGCGTCCCCGAGCGGCTTCGTGATGGCGCAGTCCGCGCTGCCCGAGGCGCAGCAGATCCTGATCATCGCCCAGGAGCACCACCGCGTCGTGCTCGATGCGATCGAAAATCGCGAAGGCGCGCGCGCAGAAGCCATCATGCGCGAGCATGCGCGGCTGGCGGTGCGCAATTTGCGGCTTTCGCTGCGCAACCGCACCCATCTCGACCTCTTGCCGGCGCTCGCGCTGATCAAGTCCGCAACCGACTGA